Genomic window (Helicoverpa zea isolate HzStark_Cry1AcR chromosome 9, ilHelZeax1.1, whole genome shotgun sequence):
TCATTACAAGCAGTGgtgtgacattattttattaatgtagaCATACTTAGCATTTTATATCTAAGTAATGTTTTGATTAGGCATTATAGCTATATGTAGGTAGTTTAAATTTACGTGATGTACAACGAATTTAATAAGAATTTACGTTTCGCAGATTCAGTCAATATTCCAGAGGGAGAGGATATCGCGACTGGCGCACGCGTGGGGACCCCACGCTCATCAACTCACTCTGGCGCAGTCGGCAGCCGCTGGGAATACGCAAGCAGCTCGGTTAGATTCACACTTTGCAACTTTCACTACTGTTCCATGATGTAGTATTAGCACAGGTCGTGCTTATCTAATATTTGGTTATATTTTGTGTAGGAAACGCAGAGGTGTACATAATACTAGCGTTGCTGATCGGCTTCGTGACCGTGGTGGTGGGGTGCTGGCTGTCGGACAACTGCTGGTCGCCGGAGCCGGAGGACGTGCTGGCGGGCGGGTGACCCGTGGCGGCGGGCGCGTGCACGCACGTGTAGCGCCCGCCGTCCGCGGCCGCGGACAGCCCGTCGGGCGCGGGCTCGCTGTCGCCCGTGCTGCCGCCGCTGGCGCCGCCGCCGGCCCGGGCGCCCGCCCTGCTGCACGCCGCGACCCACCTGTGCCGCGGCGGCTGTCTCACCCTGCCCTGCGACACCAGGAGGCCGCCTCCCGTTTTTTGACAGGAGTCTACGCACCACTCCTGTCAGCTGCACGAAAAGACTAATGGGAATCATATTCCTACTATTGCAAACGGCGGAGTGTGCGATAATTAACTCGTGATACGCTTGACTGAACATTTTCTGACGGGCGCTCCTTTTCGTATAATTGGGTTGTGTAAGTGGAAAGTGTTCTAGACTACTCGTGAAAATGGTGATACAGTGCAGGTAAAACTTTTAATGAACTTTAAGAGCTTTGAtttcaatttgtatgtattatgaatACCATAGTTACGGTGTAAAGACATTATAGGGTAATTACCATGATGGTACTTGTCGGTGTACTTTGTATCGGTAGCCGAGCGCTCGGGATTAGTACTAGGAGGTTCATTGTATTACTGAATCTTATCGTAGGCTACGCTTCTAGCGGTCGCTCTGATTTCAACTCATCTGACGTAACCTTACCTGACGGTGGTGCAGCTATTTTTTCATCTGTACCACCTTCCTATTGTTTCTAAAAGTATGTGCCTTGAAACGCTTTCCTCGACTTGACTCGTAGATTAGAGCGTGTTTTGAACCATTTAGAAGAATTTCTTCTCTCTGTCTGTACGGACAAGTAATCCCATAAGTGCAATACACATCATGACCGTGCCTTTACCGTTCTAGAGACTTTGAGAGGGACGTAATTAACAATAGGTTTTAAAATACGCTTTCCTCGATGGAGGATCAACCTACCAACgattacttttgtatttttgtaaaatatccagcttgttttattgttttttggtaATTAAGACGCAGTTAATAGTTTAGAGGAAAGTGACTTAGGACCAAGAAGTCTTAATAAACGTGCGTcaattgaatattaataaatcttttCGGAATTACCATCGCAATAGGATAAGATACAACTTTGAGAGACAACGACATGGGTATATGACTTAACgtagaattttgatatttatttcgcAATGTTTGCATTATTGTTGATATTTACCGCAAAATTGGTCATAATTACTTGCCAAAGGTCTAAACTACTTTGTCTTAACCCATACCTTTCATGCATAACTAGTATGAAGTAAGTCTAGCGTGAAacattctaaaataaataaatacatttgtaacgtaaacaattaataaaaactgcttTAACCAATATGGATAATAAAACACAAcgagaataataaaaaaaaaacatctaaaaatagcaaataaagttGGTGTATTCTGTGTAACGTTGGGCATGGAGAGTGGAGCACCACAACAGAACTCGTCTACAAGACACGACTATTGTGCAAAGACAACGTTGTAATTCTTTGTACATGTGGAGTTATTCCAGAGTGTGCTCTCAGTTTTGTTTTGTAAGAGCGTGGCGCAAACTTTTAAATTACGAAATATTACCCATCTTCATTCGTTTCATCTGTTTTTGTGTTGCGTAGTTAACCTTTCTATAAAACCTACTACGTCTTGTACAGCATGTGTAATGTAAGGTCGGACTTAGATTAGTGAACGTCAAATAAAAACCGGTAGGAAAACCGTAGAGGCTTTTGTGTATCTCACTGCAATCCAGTAACTGTAAATACGTAAGCACTAATAtaagtgtacaataaagaagaACGCTAACATTTTACATGATTAAAATATCCAGGTTTCAATTCTTATAACTCAAAGTGATACAACTGCTTTTTATATCGTAATTTACCGAAGTCGCTCAGGATACAAAGCTATaagtacgtttaaaataagcAATGTACATTTAACGTTCATAATTATTTCCATTTAAAGTAAATCGAGCACAAATGTACTGTCTTAATGTTGAATTGAATGTGTGTACTTTTCGTTGTAAGCAcgtatatattatgtaaatattattgacAAAGGATTGCATACTTAATAAGCTAATGCTATAGTTCAGTTTCTAAAGGAACTCTGTgatcttattatatttatttgcctTGTTATGATTTTCGTATAGCCGGCTAGtcccaaaaataaatatgtaattaaagacaaataaataattcattcgTCCCATCGTCAGCGAGAAAGCAACTGTAGATTGGCTGTTCAACCATGAGACTTCTGTTCTCTACTAAATTAATACACTTTCTGTGTAACTCGTGTATGTTTTGCACATAATTTTATGATCGTCGCTCCAGGCTAGCCGCTGACGGTGGGGCGACACCTAATCGTGAACTCTAAATCTACTCGTGTAGTTATTTACGTTGCATTCGTGGTAGTGATAGGAACTTGTACTTTTAAGACACATAATGTATAAGTTGTGTGCTTAGTATACCCATTAACATTAAATATTCGTCGTAGAGATAAGGAACCCGACTGAATAGTCAAAATTTTTAAGCATTATGTAAATTGTAGTTAGGCGGTAGTCGGTTATAGATAAACATTTTACTCGGATAGTTCGATAATTGCGAACCGAGGATTAAATACTGGACGAAGAACTTGATTAACTGTTGGCCAGAAAAGTATTCACTTCATACACATTGTATACCATTAAGACATTTCCACGCACAAATGGCATAAACACTTATAAAAACTACCCGTCAAATTGTAATCGTTTTGTATAAACTGTAGGTGAAGTATTTCTCTTTAACTGAGGAACAataattatatacattttgtGAAAGCTACAATTTGGTGGGTAGTTTCCTTTTCATATATTTTGTCAAGTTGAATGTCCGTGTCATTTTGctaattaaacattaaagtgtaccatagtttttatattggattattattaagtattaccacaatcatattataatttgccatacctatgtaaacatttttttatgaaatttatacatttttaaataattattaaacgcATAGTACTTTAATTCCATTACGATCAGAAGTAATagatcaataatatttttgaggTATATATAATTCATAAATTTTACTGATTATTTAATGGGTAATAAACATTGCTCCGATGACCTTTCACTGATCTAATTAATAGAAACCATTTTCAagaagttttgtaataaaacccGAGTAGATTAGACATTTAATACTAATGgcaaataaaacatacaatattGTTAAACATCAAAGCGTGTACGTGTAGACTGAGGTCCCGTCGTATTTCATAATGTTCGTAATAGCTCATAATGCAGATACtatcattttaaattaacaagTTCTCTCAAACAGATCATTTTAAAGATTGTGCAGACAGCCAGGATGACTAGATAATACACAAATTAACTTTATATAATCATGTCACTCGACAGCAAGCCCATTACTGTGATAGTAACGTACATATATACATAACAATACGTATCTGCAGGGTTTCATTATTTCTCAAATAGATTGTGTACCTACAACATTTAGttccatcaaaatatttaacagcATTGAATAATGAATCACCTCAGTCTACAgtacaaaatgtatttcaataataaattgcaATCATTTTTACCAATTCAAAATGATAGGAACACAGTGTATTTTATAACGTATAATACGAGTATGTATAACTAAGTACATGACGTTATAACTGTATACTTACATCTGATACATAAGTCACGTTTTATGtgaatattgtaaatatttgaatcatACGCGAATGTTTGGTCACGTTGGAGGTCTGGTTGGCTTGGCTGATTTAGGAATTGAGAGAACTCATACGCTCAATACTTagtaattacaaataataattgatgtaGGTATTGTCATTATTTGTcacgaataaattaaaataaatgtaataacttaatcataagCTTGTTTCATTCTGAGCTCGTTTCCAGGGGGTAATAACGTGGAGTGGTGTGCGCAAACACGAGCCCCGTTTGCTTTAAGAAACTCCAGTACCTATGATAGTAAGGAGAAAACGTTCGTAAAAGGGACTTTTAGCACGCAAACAGTTTTCATAGAAAATATAGGGCATGGCGCTTTCCGCGCTGCGAGGGGTGACACAGAAAGGCTTTCTCGCTTGACACCCTATACTACAGCTGCGTAGTTACACTATACTCATCTGCGTTATTAAAGAACTTCCAAAGGTCCTACATTCACGATATCGGCTGCTTACGTCTTTTGTACCTTTTCGATGTTTAAGAGTCGATATCTTTTCTGAAATTGAAGGcgagtacctacatacacaaaCCAGATTATGCAAAAGGTTACACATATCACGAAATAACATTTCAGTGAAGCTTGATTCGCT
Coding sequences:
- the LOC124633271 gene encoding uncharacterized protein LOC124633271 translates to MARSRSALLTLAAIAALAGCCVCAPQGSVQGGVQGGAQVPPGVPHSTAPPAGVGGVRRFSQYSRGRGYRDWRTRGDPTLINSLWRSRQPLGIRKQLGNAEVYIILALLIGFVTVVVGCWLSDNCWSPEPEDVLAGG